In one window of Kitasatospora sp. MMS16-BH015 DNA:
- the sucC gene encoding ADP-forming succinate--CoA ligase subunit beta, giving the protein MDLFEYQARDLFAKHGVPVLDGDVIETPEAARAIAERFGGRAVVKAQVKVGGRGKAGGVKLATDPADAVAKATDILGMDIKGHTVHKVMLAQTADIKDEYYVSFLLDRTNRTFLAMASVEGGVEIEVVAEENPDALAKIAVDANEGCTPEKAAEIVAAAKFPADVADQVADVLVKLWEVFIKEDALLVEVNPLIKSGEGKIIALDGKVSLDENAEFRQPEHEALEDKAAANPLEAAAKAKGLNYVKLDGEVGIIGNGAGLVMSTLDVVAYAGESHGNVKPANFLDIGGGASAEVMANGLEIILGDTDVKSVFVNVFGGITACDAVANGIVQALALLEEKGEAVTKPLVVRLDGNNAELGRKILTDANHPLVEQVDTMDGAADRAAELANAAK; this is encoded by the coding sequence GTGGACCTGTTCGAGTACCAGGCGAGGGACCTCTTCGCCAAGCACGGTGTGCCCGTGCTTGACGGTGACGTCATCGAGACCCCGGAAGCCGCTCGCGCCATCGCCGAGCGCTTCGGCGGCCGTGCCGTCGTCAAGGCGCAGGTGAAGGTCGGCGGCCGTGGCAAGGCCGGTGGCGTCAAGCTCGCCACCGACCCGGCCGACGCCGTTGCCAAGGCCACCGACATCCTCGGCATGGACATCAAGGGCCACACCGTCCACAAGGTGATGCTGGCCCAGACCGCGGACATCAAGGACGAGTACTACGTCTCGTTCCTGCTGGACCGCACCAACCGCACCTTCCTGGCCATGGCCAGCGTCGAGGGCGGCGTGGAGATCGAGGTCGTCGCCGAGGAGAACCCGGACGCGCTCGCCAAGATCGCGGTCGACGCCAACGAGGGCTGCACCCCCGAGAAGGCCGCCGAGATCGTCGCCGCGGCGAAGTTCCCGGCCGACGTGGCCGACCAGGTCGCCGACGTGCTCGTCAAGCTGTGGGAGGTCTTCATCAAGGAGGACGCCCTCCTTGTCGAGGTCAACCCGCTGATCAAGTCCGGCGAGGGCAAGATCATCGCGCTCGACGGCAAGGTCTCGCTGGACGAGAACGCCGAGTTCCGTCAGCCGGAGCACGAGGCGCTCGAGGACAAGGCCGCCGCGAACCCGCTCGAGGCCGCGGCCAAGGCCAAGGGCCTCAACTACGTCAAGCTCGACGGCGAGGTCGGCATCATCGGCAACGGCGCCGGTCTCGTCATGAGCACCCTGGACGTCGTCGCCTACGCCGGCGAGAGCCACGGCAACGTCAAGCCCGCCAACTTCCTCGACATCGGTGGCGGCGCCTCCGCCGAGGTCATGGCGAACGGCCTGGAGATCATCCTGGGCGACACCGACGTCAAGTCGGTCTTCGTCAACGTCTTCGGTGGCATCACCGCCTGTGACGCGGTCGCCAACGGCATCGTCCAGGCCCTGGCCCTGCTCGAGGAGAAGGGCGAGGCCGTCACCAAGCCGCTCGTCGTCCGCCTCGACGGCAACAACGCGGAGCTGGGTCGCAAGATCCTGACCGACGCGAACCACCCGCTGGTCGAGCAGGTGGACACCATGGACGGCGCCGCTGACCGCGCCGCCGAGCTCGCGAACGCCGCGAAGTAA